In one window of Mesoplodon densirostris isolate mMesDen1 chromosome 4, mMesDen1 primary haplotype, whole genome shotgun sequence DNA:
- the GNPNAT1 gene encoding glucosamine 6-phosphate N-acetyltransferase has product MKPDETPMFDPSLLKEVDWSQNTATFSPAISPTHPGEGLVLRPLCTADLNRGFFKVLGQLTETGVVSPEQFMKSFEHMKKSGDYYVTVVEDVTLGQIVATATLIIEHKFIHSCAKRGRVEDVVVSDECRGKQLGKLLLSTLTLLSKKLNCYKITLECLPQNAGFYKKFGYTVSEENYMCQRFLK; this is encoded by the exons ATGAAACCTGATGAAACGCCTATGTTTGACCCAAGTCTACTCAAAGAAGTGGATTGGAGTCAGAATACGGCTACATTTTCTCCAGCCATTTCCCCAACACATCCTGGAGAAGGTTTGGTTTTGAGGCCTCTTTGTACTGCTGATTTAAATAGAG GTTTTTTTAAGGTACTAGGTCAGCTGACAGAGACTGGAGTTGTCAGCCCGGAACAATTTATGA AATCTTTTGAGCACATGAAGAAATCTGGGGATTATTATGTTACAGTTGTGGAAGATGTAACTTTAGGACAGATAGTTGCTACAGCAACTCTGATAATAGAACATAAATTCATCCATTCCTGTGCTAAG agaggaagagtAGAAGATGTTGTTGTTAGTGATGAATGCAGAGGAAAGCAGCTTGGCAAATT gTTATTATCAACCCTTACTTTGCTAAGCAAGAAACTGAACTGTTATAAGATTACCCTTGAATGTCTACCACAAAACGCTGGTTTCTATAAAAAGTTTGGATATACAGTATCTGAAGAAAACTACATGTGTCAGAGGTTTCTAAAGTAA